One Ogataea parapolymorpha DL-1 chromosome VI, whole genome shotgun sequence DNA window includes the following coding sequences:
- a CDS encoding ceramide glucosyltransferase, with protein sequence MMNKYDEPMDKPVLVSLLAYVFLAWYLVVISVAYNGFFHIIFKFTRNSRSKIDSHIKVSELEGVTILRPLKGIDPELDICLRSSFEQKYPKSKLEIIFCVQDKDDPSIPVVEELISQYPDVDAKLMIDENQDAKDAYGPNPKVNNLAKGYKAAKHDILWIQDSNVWSHPDTLQRSVVSLTRSLNNGRPTSRKINLIHHAPLAVSLGDFPTATLGANLDELFLATSHSKFYVSFNELAVAPCVNGKSNVYRRSDLDEAVFRMGQHAAVPSSNGQSGNVHKDAKYYSLHPGQGIRFFARYIGEDNMIGIALWNYGHGRTGMTGDCVVQPLGGSNCLMDYCYRRTRWLRVRKYMVLAATLLEPTTECFLCGLYGSFAVGVIFQNILFSKSYFVFHVVAWFLTDCIQLQHLFDCVRGGDSQEPFFINLESRKTPDKGLRWFFIHWFLRELLAFPIWVVAMLGSQIDWRGQTFRIKSDLSAEKV encoded by the coding sequence ATGATGAACAAGTATGATGAGCCCATGGATAAACCTGTGCTGGTAAGCTTGCTCGCATACGTTTTCTTAGCATGGTATCTAGTGGTTATATCCGTGGCCTACAACGGTTTTTTTCatattattttcaaattcacGCGAAATTCCAGGTCAAAAATCGATTCCCATATCAAAGTCTCGGAACTGGAGGGCGTCACCATCCTCAGACCACTGAAGGGCATTGATCCAGAACTGGACATCTGCCTTCGGTCCTCGTTCGAACAAAAATACCCCAAAtccaagctggaaattATCTTCTGTGTCCAGGACAAGGATGATCCGTCAATTCCGGTAGTCGAAGAATTAATTTCACAGTATCCAGATGTGGACGCCAAGCTCATGATCgatgaaaatcaagatGCTAAAGACGCATATGGGCCCAATCCTAAGGTTAACAACCTTGCGAAGGGATACAAAGCTGCAAAGCATGATATTCTTTGGATTCAGGATTCCAACGTGTGGTCTCATCCTGACACATTGCAAAGATCTGTGGTGTCTCTGACACGGTCACTGAACAATGGTCGTCCCACATCGCGAAAAATCAACTTGATTCACCACGCCCCGCTGGCTGTGTCGCTCGGAGATTTTCCGACAGCTACGCTCGGAGCCAATTTGGACGAACTGTTTTTGGCCACATCCCATTCGAAATTCTATGTTTCCTTTAATGAACTAGCTGTTGCCCCCTGTGTGAATGGAAAATCCAACGTCTACAGACGTTCCGACCTTGATGAGGCTGTTTTCCGCATGGGGCAGCATGCAGCGGTTCCTAGCTCCAATGGCCAAAGTGGCAATGTTCACAAGGATGCGAAGTACTACAGCTTGCATCCGGGCCAGGGAATTCGCTTTTTTGCTAGATACATCGGAGAGGATAACATGATTGGCATTGCTTTGTGGAATTATGGACACGGTCGCACTGGAATGACGGGTGACTGCGTGGTCCAGCCCCTCGGGGGCTCAAACTGCTTGATGGATTACTGCTATCGAAGAACCAGATGGCTCAGGGTCCGCAAATACATGGTTCTTGCCGCTACATTATTGGAGCCTACGACAGAGTGTTTTCTTTGCGGCTTGTATGGCAGCTTCGCTGTTGGtgttatttttcagaacATTCTGTTTTCGAAATCATACTTTGTCTTTCACGTCGTTGCATGGTTTCTAACAGATTGCATTCAGCTACAGCATTTGTTTGATTGCGTTCGAGGTGGCGATTCGCAGGAACCATTTTTTATCAATCTCGAAAGTCGGAAAACCCCTGATAAAGGCCTCAGATGGTTTTTCATCCACTGGTTTCTGCGGGAGTTGTTGGCGTTCCCTATTTGGGTTGTCGCTATGCTAGGATCGCAGATTGACTGGAGAGGCCAAACATTCCGAATCAAGTCAGATCTGAGCGCAGAAAAAGTATAG
- a CDS encoding non-specific polyamine oxidase, whose protein sequence is MTTVDVVIVGAGIAGIKAATELHSKGVRTLILEARDRIGGRLYTYHPPNSKYGYDIGACWFHATLNNPLFHNALQKKNVEYFFDENSAAVIGPEGPLTANVGPIVEEIKLYAQSRPGEDVNLKTACAEYLAKMGPTLSEEQKKWATSLLRVAEIPNGMQWDMFSARLANPPYVGRDAFVSGGYEKVLENELEGFPKESILTNTVVKKIEETDTGYKVTSEDGRAFYSSFVVVTIPQSVLKLSVEDPDAKGAITFVPNLPTTITDNFPKTHFCALGKVIYEYNEVFWPETEKFVIIPKPDESVCTSTGFPTSEYNRKLTEEEADKLEAFDFPALAVNLKIVKNAPALMFLVPAPASHLLEENVEKYGPKLLEPIIAKLSGRKQSELPKPNLVFSTNWSSDPFSRGSVSGNAVGDVLVNDGLIEGVNRLRFAGEAYCYEGHTGAHGAYISGKREADSVLRQLSI, encoded by the coding sequence ATGACGACTGTTGACGTTGTGATTGTCGGTGCTGGCATTGCTGGCATTAAGGCAGCCACAGAATTGCACTCTAAGGGAGTGAGaactttgattttggaagccCGGGACAGAATTGGCGGAAGGCTATACACCTATCATCCGCCAAATTCGAAGTACGGCTATGATATCGGTGCCTGCTGGTTTCATGCCACTTTAAACAATCCACTCTTCCACAATGCTCTACAGAAGAAAAATGTCGAGTATTTTTTCGATGAGAACTCTGCAGCCGTGATTGGACCTGAAGGACCCCTTACGGCAAATGTTGGTCCAattgttgaggaaatcaaatTATATGCCCAATCTAGACCTGGAGAAGACGTTAATTTGAAAACAGCCTGCGCAGAATATCTGGCCAAAATGGGGCCCACACTGTCCGAAGAACAGAAGAAATGGGCTACCTCGCTGCTGAGAGTGGCAGAAATTCCTAATGGAATGCAATGGGACATGTTCTCTGCCAGATTGGCCAATCCTCCCTACGTGGGAAGAGACGCTTTTGTGTCAGGCGGCTACGAGAAAGTGTTGGAGAACGAGCTCGAAGGATTTCCGAAGGAGTCCATCTTGACCAACACGGTTgtgaagaagattgaggAGACAGACACGGGGTACAAGGTCACATCTGAGGACGGCAGAGCTTTCTACTCCTCGTTTGTCGTCGTCACCATTCCTCAGTCTGTTTTGAAACTGAGCGTTGAGGATCCTGACGCCAAGGGTGCAATCACATTCGTTCCAAACTTACCTACAACTATTACCGACAATTTCCCAAAGACACACTTCTGCGCGCTCGGAAAGGTCATCTATGAATACAACGAGGTTTTCTGGCCGGAAACAGAAAAATTCGTTATTATCCCCAAGCCTGATGAATCTGTGTGCACTTCAACCGGCTTCCCGACTTCAGAATACAATAGAAAGCTTACCGAGGAAGAGGCagacaagctggaggcatttgattttccagctttggCTGTTAACCTAAAAATTGTGAAAAATGCTCCCGCACTCATGTTCCTGGTGCCTGCTCCCGCATCTCATTTGCTCGAAGAGAATGTTGAAAAGTATGGCCCAAAGCTGCTCGAGCCTATAATTGCCAAACTTTCTGGTAGAAAACAAAGTGAgcttccaaagccaaatcTCGTGTTCTCTACAAACTGGTCTTCTGATCCTTTCAGTAGAGGCTCTGTTTCAGGAAACGCAGTTGGCGATGTCCTAGTCAATGACGGTCTTATTGAGGGTGTCAACCGTTTACGGTTTGCTGGTGAAGCATACTGCTACGAGGGCCATACTGGTGCCCACGGCGCCTATATCAGTGGTAAAAGAGAGGCAGACAGTGTCCTGCGACAGCTTTCTATCTGA
- a CDS encoding UDP-N-acetylglucosamine pyrophosphorylase yields MSEIQERYVSANQAHLFASFEDLTDDERKCLLSQLKQIPDPSKYLQEVQDAIRYSTSVSKSRRFSPLPAQACASTLDTSSETLREWNDVGLDLIAKGKVGVILMAGGQGSRLGSAAPKGCYNVGLPSQKSLFQLQAERLKKLQQLANTKKVIPLYIMTSKPTRTATEDFFTKNNYFGLEPSQVIFFDQGTLPAVSLDGTKLLLESKSSLIESPDGNGGLYKAIYDNGLLQDFAERGIEHIHMYCVDNVLVKVGDPIFIGYASSKKYNIATKVVRKRSADESVGLIVMEEETKHPAVIEYSEVSQELREKRDPQGLLFFRAANIVNHYYNVAFLQEMIPKWISDRKFLPYHVARKKIACLDVGSGKIVEPSEPNGIKLEQFIFDVFSSVEMHKFGCLEVDRAEEFSPLKNAPGSANDGPETCKANLLSRSARWLTKAGAILLGSEIEVSPLTSYSGEGLEKYLGSTIGSPAVV; encoded by the coding sequence ATGTCTGAAATTCAGGAACGCTACGTTTCGGCAAACCAGGCGCACCTATTTGCATCATTTGAAGATCTAACTGATGATGAGCGCAAATGCCTTTTGTCCCAATTGAAACAAATCCCTGATCCATCAAAATATCTTCAGGAAGTTCAAGACGCAATTAGATATAGCACGTCGGTTTCAAAATCCAGGCGGTTTTCCCCTTTGCCAGCACAAGCATGTGCCTCAACATTAGACACCTCCTCCGAGACTTTGAGAGAGTGGAATGATGTGGGACTGGACCTTATCGCTAAGGGAAAAGTAGGAGTTATTCTAATGGCCGGTGGACAAGGTAGTCGTCTTGGATCGGCAGCTCCAAAAGGCTGCTACAATGTGGGACTTCCGTCACAGAAATCATTATTCCAACTTCAGGCCGAAAGATTGAAAAAACTGCAACAACTGGCCAATACAAAAAAAGTGATTCCCCTGTATATCATGACCTCCAAACCTACTAGGACAGCAACAGAGGACTTTTTCACCAAGAACAACTACTTTGGCCTGGAACCCTCGCAAGTCATCTTTTTCGATCAGGGAACGCTCCCGGCAGTTTCTCTGGATGGTACCAAGCTGTTGTTGGAATCGAAAAGTTCCTTAATCGAAAGCCCGGATGGGAACGGAGGACTTTATAAAGCCATCTACGACAATGGGCTATTGCAAGACTTTGCCGAGCGAGGAATTGAGCACATTCACATGTACTGTGTCGACAATGTATTAGTCAAAGTTGGTGATCCAATATTCATCGGGTATGCTTCTagcaaaaaatataataTTGCTACCAAGGTGGTCCGTAAAAGAAGCGCTGATGAGAGTGTTGGCCTGATTGTGATGGAAGAAGAAACTAAACATCCAGCTGTTATTGAATACTCGGAAGTCAGCCAGGAGCTAAGGGAAAAGCGAGACCCACAAGggctgctctttttcagagCAGCTAATATTGTGAACCACTATTATAATGTCGCATTCTTGCAGGAGATGATTCCGAAATGGATTTCTGACCGCAAGTTTTTGCCGTATCACGTTgccagaaagaaaataGCATGTCTGGATGTGggatctggaaaaattgtCGAGCCTAGCGAGCCGAACGGAATAAAATTAGAGCAGTTTATTTTTGACGTATTCTCCAGCGTCGAGATGCATAAATTCGGCTGCCTAGAAGTGGATAGAGCTGAAGAGTTTTCGCCACTGAAAAATGCACCAGGGAGTGCCAATGATGGCCCCGAAACATGCAAAGCCAATCTACTCAGCAGAAGTGCACGCTGGCTTACAAAGGCGGGAGCTATTTTGCTTGGCTCCGAAATTGAGGTAAGCCCGCTGACGAGCTATTCTGGGGAGGGACTGGAGAAATATTTGGGCTCGACGATCGGCTCTCCCGCTGTCGTCTGA